The Plasmodium sp. gorilla clade G2 genome assembly, chromosome: 6 genome has a segment encoding these proteins:
- a CDS encoding JmjC domain containing protein produces the protein MLRSKNEEKHFEEYSKWIKRKIKKISRDEIKTARTYEEVINKYHIKKVPQVSNLSNDISSDYFYNFYYEKKQPLIISKLQDKIGQCINIFNSTNIIKHIGDTKVSIHVGHSKFLNNVDKNFRYTLSTLKEFIELISKEDDKKETFKIHFSKDKIYIKFKKKNKKIKHTNISSYNSNINDIMEKKNENYLSDVLRTSLYKKHDYHNEKKDSINNVYNNTHVYSIDNNNYYNNKNLNYYYYRSLGVNQFKDVSNIKKMNSFIKDNFFLPQAIYPPYHLFNFFSSILRIGQTNLFIWLHYDIPDNFLIQIKGRKKILLIPPKYIQYFNILDSSSSYNLFHILTKKKLNKREKSIKKILCKYSYVADLYEGDILFIPSLWLHYVYNMPPHTYIKRKYKQIHQFCFIKKKKKKKSKIKLKNKHIKATLNERKKYIRLFSYGYSKFKFIGNNQIKKKINKISHIYNKKQNKIYLKKNDYYNNQNKNNSDNFLINEDELIEHYNHLENPSYYLQSKYNINNNTDSNNKVINNTSKGIIFKEDIINKNNYPINVEKDIYNHSQNRTCIDTKLNISINYFFRNKNEAMIFNKKDLYGNQDINVANQIFKKIQKEIEPLLHMNPKYKNFYIQKIKGFLYANLDEDYI, from the coding sequence atgttaaGATCAAAAAATGAAGAGAAACACTTTGAAGAGTACTCAAAATGGATAAAacgtaaaataaaaaaaatatcaagagatgaaataaaaacaGCCAGGACATACGAAGAGGTTATAAAcaaatatcatataaaaaaagtaccTCAGGTATCAAACCTATCAAACGATATATCATctgattatttttataatttttattatgaaaagAAGCAACCACTTATTATATCAAAATTACAAGATAAGATAGGgcaatgtataaatatattcaacagtacaaatattattaaacatatagGAGATACAAAGGTAAGTATACATGTAGGTCATTCTAAATTCTTAAACAATGTAGATAAAAATTTTCGTTATACATTATCTACGCTAAAAGAATTTATTGAGTTGATTTCAAAAGAGGATGATAAAAAGGAAACTTTTAAAATACATTTTTCAAAAGACAAAatctatataaaatttaaaaaaaaaaataagaaaataaaacacacaaatatttcttcatataatagtaatataaatgacattatggagaaaaaaaatgaaaattatttatctGATGTTTTGAGGAcatctttatataaaaagcaTGATTatcataatgaaaaaaaggattcaataaataatgtatataataatactcaTGTGTATTCTAtcgataataataattattataataataaaaatttgaattattattattatagatCTCTTGGAGTAAACCAATTTAAAGATGtttcaaatattaaaaagatgAACTCCTTTATtaaagataatttttttttaccacAAGCTATATATCCTCCTTACcatctttttaatttcttttcctCCATATTAAGAATCGGACAAACGAATTTGTTCATATGGTTACATTATGATATACcagataattttttaatacaaataaaaggaagaaaaaaaattttattaataccaccaaaatatattcaatattttaatatcctTGATTCGTCTTCTTCTTATAacttatttcatattttaacaaaaaaaaaattaaataaaagagaaaaatccattaagaaaatattatgtaaatattctTATGTAGCAGATTTATATGAAGgagatattttatttattccttCCTTGTGGTTACATTATGTTTACAACATGCCACcacatacatatatcaaAAGAAAATACAAACAAATTCATCAATTctgttttattaaaaagaaaaaaaaaaaaaaaagtaaaataaaattaaaaaataaacatataaaagcAACCTTAAatgaaaggaaaaaatatatacgcCTTTTTTCTTATGGATATTCTAAATTTAAATTCATAGGAAACaatcaaattaaaaaaaaaataaataaaatatcacacatttataataaaaaacaaaataagatatatctaaaaaaaaatgattactataataatcaaaataaaaataatagtgataatTTCTTGATTAATGAAGACGAATTAATAGAACATTATAATCACTTAGAAAAtccttcatattatttacaaagtaaatataatataaacaacaaCACAGATAGTAATAACAaagttataaataatacttCAAAAGGTATCATTTTTAAGGAagatattataaacaaaaataattatcCTATAAATGTAgagaaagatatatataatcattcgCAAAATAGAACATGTATAGACaccaaattaaatataagtatcaattatttttttagaaaCAAAAACGAGGCTAtgatttttaataaaaaggatTTATATGGAAATCAAGATATAAATGTAGCCAatcaaatttttaaaaaaattcaaaaggAAATAGAACCATTATTACATATGAAtccaaaatataaaaatttttatatacaaaaaattaagGGTTTTCTTTACGCGAACTTAGATgaagattatatataa